In Rhizophagus irregularis chromosome 7, complete sequence, a single genomic region encodes these proteins:
- a CDS encoding uncharacterized protein (SECRETED:cutsite_VNA-AP; SECRETED:prob_0.9549); SECRETED:SignalP(1-20), with protein MNRIFILAFVLFATLFAVNAAPLELVKRETKFPLCPGLPPDVVGLDVKMTPDPLVPGQEETFDIKGTLKKDVVAGDLLGLGFVDLVAKAPIGDPLVVDICTIPGVTCPIKAGTEFSTTQKYTAPKDLPQSYAILVAMEHGNPPNVEALACSAAIFGASDSSAVPDFWSFL; from the coding sequence ATGAATCGAATTTTTATCTTGGCATTCGTTTTATTTGCTACGCTTTTTGCGGTCAATGCGGCACCACTTGAACTTGTAAAAAGAGAAACTAAATTTCCACTATGTCCCGGTTTGCCACCAGATGTAGTGGGACTCGATGTAAAAATGACACCTGATCCTCTCGTTCCTGGACAAGAAGAAACGTTTGACATTAAGGGAACATTGAAAAAAGATGTTGTCGCTGGAGATTTGCTTGGTCTTGGATTCGTCGATCTTGTCGCGAAAGCACCCATAGGAGATCCCCTTGTTGTGGATATTTGTACAATACCTGGAGTTACTTGTCCGATTAAAGCCGGAACTGAATTTTCTACAACGCAGAAATACACTGCACCAAAAGATTTGCCTCAATCATATGCTATTTTAGTTGCAATGGAACATGGAAACCCACCTAATGTTGAAGCATTAGCCTGTTCAGCTGCTATTTTTGGTGCTAGTGATTCTTCTGCTGTACCTGACTTTTGGAGTTTTTTATAA